Proteins co-encoded in one Nonlabens agnitus genomic window:
- a CDS encoding methylmalonyl-CoA mutase family protein, with amino-acid sequence MQDQTPYIPVNKVRIVTAASLFDGHDAAINIMRRIIQSTGCEVIHLGHDRSVEEVVNTAIQEDANGIAMTSYQGGHNEYFKYMRDLLLEKGAGHIKIFGGGGGVILPSEIEELMEYGITRIYSPDDGRAMGLQGMINDLVKQCDVPVPAFAKANLNGELLQNHVPTIARLISLAENRHEDFVKHFNEADKTEKQAPVLGITGTGGAGKSSLVDELIRRFLIDFPEKNIGVISVDPSKRKTGGALLGDRIRMNAINNDRVYMRSLATRQSNLALSKHVQEAVDVLKAANYDLIILETSGIGQSDTEILEHSDVSLYVMTPEFGAATQLEKIDMLDFADVVAINKFDKRGSLDALRDVKKQYQRNHNLWEADPETLPVYGTIASQFNDPGMNALYEALMTEVTEKTGADFSSTNELNKAQSEKIFVIPPSRTRYLSEIAESNRSYDQTAEVQSKVAQKLFGIYQTIITLVEQNENVSSSGSREQFITEKGLNEEEILKQVQDDKEFIELLIAQFNKTLKDLDPYNWEIITTWDEKVNKYKQPIYEFQVRDKVIKIETHTESLSHKMIPKVALPKYTAWGDILKWCLQENVPGEFPYTAGLYPFKRTGEDPTRMFAGEGGPERTNKRFHYVSLGMPAKRLSTAFDSVTLYGNDPGLRPDIYGKIGNAGVSICCLDDAKKLYSGFDLSHAMTSVSMTINGPAPMLLGFFMNAAIDQNCERFITENGLGDKVEAKLKEIYDDNNVERPSYLNAQGEKVYSKNGQVDTSKLPEGNDGLGLMLLGLTGDQILEPADYAKIKAETLAQVRGTVQADILKEDQAQNTCIFSTEFALRLMGDVQEYFIEEKVRNFYSVSISGYHIAEAGANPITQLAFTLANGFTYVEYYLSRGMDINKFGPNLSFFFSNGIDPEYSVIGRVARKIWAKAMKNKYGANERAQMLKYHIQTSGRSLHAQEIDFNDIRTTLQALYAINDNCNSLHTNAYDEAITTPTEESVRRAMAIQLIINKELGLAKNENPIQGAFIIEELTELVEAAVLEEFDRITERGGVLGAMETMYQRSKIQEESMHYEMLKHTGEFPIIGVNTFLSSKGSPTVLPAEVIRATEEEKQAQIATKDNLHSAFAKAQQEQLSNIQQAAVEQGNIFEHLMEATKICTLGQITEALFEVGGQYRRNM; translated from the coding sequence ATGCAAGATCAAACGCCATATATCCCAGTAAATAAAGTACGTATCGTTACTGCCGCCAGTCTTTTTGACGGTCATGACGCTGCAATTAATATCATGCGTCGCATCATACAATCCACGGGTTGTGAAGTGATTCACTTGGGCCACGATAGAAGTGTGGAAGAAGTGGTCAATACAGCCATTCAAGAAGATGCCAATGGGATCGCCATGACTTCTTACCAAGGTGGTCACAACGAATATTTCAAGTATATGCGTGATTTGCTGTTAGAAAAGGGCGCTGGCCACATCAAGATTTTTGGCGGCGGCGGCGGCGTGATCCTGCCGTCAGAAATTGAGGAATTGATGGAGTATGGTATCACGCGCATCTATTCGCCAGACGATGGTCGTGCCATGGGCTTGCAGGGAATGATCAATGATCTTGTGAAGCAGTGTGATGTTCCTGTTCCCGCTTTCGCGAAAGCGAACTTAAACGGAGAATTATTGCAAAACCACGTGCCCACGATTGCAAGACTCATATCGCTGGCCGAAAACAGGCATGAGGACTTCGTAAAACATTTTAACGAAGCTGATAAAACCGAAAAACAAGCACCTGTCCTGGGAATCACGGGAACTGGTGGTGCGGGAAAATCATCATTAGTAGACGAGTTGATACGTCGTTTTCTCATCGATTTCCCTGAAAAAAATATTGGTGTGATATCTGTAGATCCATCAAAGCGCAAGACTGGTGGCGCCTTGTTGGGCGATAGAATACGCATGAACGCGATCAATAACGATCGTGTTTATATGCGATCGCTGGCGACACGCCAGTCCAACCTAGCGCTTTCTAAACACGTGCAGGAAGCTGTTGACGTCTTAAAGGCGGCCAACTATGATTTGATCATCCTTGAAACCAGCGGTATAGGACAAAGCGATACTGAAATATTGGAACACAGCGATGTGTCTCTATATGTAATGACACCAGAGTTTGGTGCGGCGACACAACTGGAGAAAATCGATATGCTCGACTTTGCAGATGTCGTAGCGATCAACAAATTTGACAAACGTGGATCACTAGATGCCTTGCGCGATGTAAAAAAACAGTACCAGCGCAACCACAACCTTTGGGAAGCAGACCCTGAAACTTTGCCTGTTTATGGCACCATCGCAAGCCAGTTCAACGATCCTGGAATGAATGCGTTGTACGAGGCGTTGATGACTGAGGTCACCGAGAAAACCGGAGCCGATTTCAGCTCTACAAACGAACTTAATAAAGCACAAAGTGAAAAAATCTTTGTGATTCCACCATCGAGAACACGCTACCTAAGCGAGATTGCAGAGAGTAACAGGTCTTACGATCAAACCGCCGAAGTTCAATCTAAAGTTGCCCAAAAGCTATTTGGTATTTATCAAACGATAATTACGCTAGTTGAACAAAATGAAAATGTCAGTTCGAGCGGCAGTCGAGAACAGTTCATTACAGAAAAAGGTTTAAATGAAGAAGAGATCCTGAAACAAGTTCAGGATGACAAAGAATTCATAGAATTGCTCATCGCCCAATTCAACAAAACGTTAAAAGACCTGGATCCCTACAATTGGGAAATCATCACGACTTGGGATGAGAAAGTAAATAAGTACAAGCAGCCTATTTATGAGTTCCAGGTAAGAGACAAGGTTATCAAGATTGAAACGCATACAGAGTCACTTTCCCATAAAATGATTCCTAAAGTAGCGTTGCCTAAATACACTGCTTGGGGCGATATTTTAAAATGGTGTCTGCAGGAAAATGTGCCTGGAGAATTTCCATATACCGCAGGATTGTATCCGTTTAAGAGAACAGGAGAAGATCCTACCAGAATGTTTGCTGGTGAAGGTGGACCAGAACGTACCAACAAACGTTTTCACTATGTGAGTCTTGGGATGCCGGCAAAACGTTTGAGTACCGCATTTGATAGTGTGACATTGTATGGTAACGACCCAGGATTGCGTCCAGATATTTATGGTAAGATCGGTAATGCTGGTGTAAGTATTTGCTGTCTGGACGATGCTAAAAAATTGTATTCAGGTTTTGACCTGTCGCACGCCATGACATCGGTTTCTATGACTATCAACGGTCCAGCGCCTATGTTGTTAGGATTCTTTATGAATGCTGCGATTGATCAAAATTGTGAACGTTTCATTACAGAAAATGGGCTAGGCGACAAAGTAGAAGCAAAGCTTAAAGAAATCTATGATGACAATAATGTTGAAAGGCCTTCTTATTTAAACGCTCAAGGCGAAAAGGTGTATTCCAAAAATGGCCAGGTGGACACCAGCAAACTTCCAGAAGGGAATGATGGTCTTGGTCTGATGCTTTTGGGTCTGACGGGCGACCAGATATTAGAACCAGCAGATTATGCAAAAATCAAAGCTGAAACGCTGGCGCAAGTACGCGGTACCGTTCAAGCTGATATCCTAAAGGAAGATCAGGCACAAAACACATGTATCTTCTCCACTGAATTTGCCCTGCGATTGATGGGTGACGTTCAAGAATACTTTATTGAAGAAAAAGTACGCAACTTCTACAGCGTTTCTATATCTGGATATCACATTGCAGAGGCTGGAGCAAACCCTATTACGCAACTTGCTTTTACACTAGCAAATGGATTTACTTATGTAGAATACTACTTGAGTCGCGGTATGGACATCAATAAATTTGGTCCCAACTTGAGTTTCTTCTTTTCTAACGGTATCGATCCAGAGTATTCTGTCATCGGTCGTGTGGCGAGAAAGATTTGGGCTAAAGCCATGAAGAACAAATACGGCGCTAATGAGCGTGCGCAAATGTTGAAATATCACATTCAAACCAGTGGTAGATCACTTCACGCACAAGAGATTGATTTCAATGATATCCGTACAACGTTGCAAGCATTGTATGCGATTAATGACAATTGTAATTCATTGCATACCAACGCGTATGACGAGGCGATCACCACACCAACTGAAGAGTCGGTAAGACGTGCGATGGCCATTCAGTTGATTATCAACAAGGAATTAGGACTTGCCAAAAACGAAAACCCTATTCAAGGCGCCTTTATCATTGAAGAATTGACAGAACTGGTTGAGGCCGCCGTTCTAGAGGAATTTGACCGCATCACAGAACGTGGTGGCGTGCTTGGTGCCATGGAAACCATGTATCAACGCAGCAAGATCCAGGAAGAGTCCATGCATTACGAGATGTTGAAGCATACTGGGGAGTTCCCGATCATAGGAGTGAACACGTTCTTAAGCTCAAAAGGTAGTCCAACGGTCCTACCAGCTGAGGTCATTAGAGCAACGGAAGAAGAGAAACAGGCTCAAATTGCTACTAAGGATAATTTGCATTCCGCTTTCGCGAAAGCGCAACAAGAACAACTTTCCAACATTCAACAAGCTGCCGTCGAACAAGGAAATATTTTTGAACACTTGATGGAAGCCACCAAAATCTGTACGCTAGGCCAGATCACTGAAGCTTTGTTTGAGGTAGGTGGACAGTATAGGAGGAATATGTAG
- a CDS encoding serine hydrolase has product MKLLPALLLVFLTISCSDPETVEPSRPDDAVLYFPPIDDRTWETTTPASLGWDESKLAELYSFLENNDTRAFILLKDGKIVSEKYWGKDLLERFDFDSNSQWYWASAGKSLTSVLTGIAQDKGLLSVDDATQDYLGVGWTSMPAGQESRISIRNQLSMNTGLDFTNGNLSCTDPACLNYKSDPATEWYYYNAPYTS; this is encoded by the coding sequence ATGAAATTATTGCCAGCCCTACTTCTCGTTTTCTTGACCATTTCCTGCTCTGATCCTGAGACGGTTGAGCCATCACGACCTGATGATGCAGTGCTTTATTTCCCGCCAATTGATGATAGGACATGGGAAACCACAACTCCAGCCAGCTTGGGCTGGGACGAGTCTAAACTAGCAGAATTGTATTCTTTTCTGGAAAACAATGACACCAGAGCATTTATTTTACTTAAAGATGGTAAAATAGTTAGTGAAAAATATTGGGGAAAAGATCTTCTGGAACGTTTTGATTTTGATTCTAATTCGCAATGGTATTGGGCCAGTGCCGGAAAATCCTTGACCAGTGTTCTTACGGGAATTGCGCAAGACAAAGGACTTTTATCCGTTGATGATGCTACGCAAGACTACTTAGGCGTTGGATGGACCTCCATGCCGGCTGGTCAGGAAAGCCGTATTTCTATCAGGAATCAATTATCCATGAATACTGGACTGGATTTTACCAATGGCAATCTGAGTTGTACAGATCCAGCTTGTCTCAACTACAAATCAGATCCAGCAACTGAGTGG